Genomic window (Fodinibius salicampi):
GTAATTTACCTTATTATATTACCAGCCAGATTTTGTTTTCGTTGCTCGAAAATCGTTCGGTACTTGCAGGTGCTATCTTGATGATGCAAAAAGAAGTGGCAGAGCGATTAATCGCTGATATTCGAACAAAGGATTATGGTATTTTAAGTGTTCAAACCCAACTGATGAGTACCCCGGAGATACTTTTCCCCGTATCCCGGAACTGCTTTAATCCTCAGCCGAATGTAGACAGTGCAATGGTGAAGCTTACCTTTGATAAGGGTAAGCTGAATTGTAGTGATAAGAATCTTAAAACGGTAGTACGTACTGCATTTAATCAGCGTCGTAAAAAATTAAGTAATGCCCTAAAGCCGATTATCCCGAAGGATCAGCTGCCTGAGGGATTTGATTTCGATAAACGGGCTGAAGCATGGCCACCTTCCATATATGAAAAGTTGACAGACTATTTTGAGCAGAATGGCATTTTGACCTGAAAAATCGGCTACCCATCCTTTCTATAAATTTAATTTTTCCTGGGAACCACCCTGAGAGGCTTAAATCTATCATCAGAGGGCAACTTGAAAATTAAATGGCAGTTAATGAGAGTTTGGTATGGTACTTGCTCCTCTATTAACCTAAAATAAGAAGCATATTTTTAGTACGAGTTTATAAAAAGTATTACCAGCATTTTTATGCTGATGATAAATTTCAACTTCAACTATTAACTTAAATTGTAGGAGTCATACTTATGGCTAAATCTAAAATCAAACCGTTAAGTGATCGCGTTTTGGTTCAGCCAGAACCTGCTGAAGAAAAAACCAGTTCCGGAATTATCATTCCCGATACGGCTAAAGAAAAGCCGCAGGAAGGAACGGTTATTGCTGCAGGTCCCGGTAAAGTAGAAAACGGAACCAAGATTGATATGTCGGTAAAAGAAGGTGATAAAGTGCTCTATGGAAAATATTCAGGTACGGAAATTACCCTGGATGGTGAAGAGTATCTGATCATGCGTGAAGCCGATATTCTTGGAATCGTTGACTAAGCATTTCCTATTACACAAAATTAAATTACAAAATCTTAAAAATTAATAGACAACTATGTCAGCAAAACTAGTTCATTACGATATGGAAGCACGCGATGCTCTCAAGCAGGGTGTTGACAAGCTTGCAAATGCTGTCAAGGTCACCTTGGGACCGCGTGGACGAAACGTAGTAATCGAAAAATCATTTGGAGCACCAACAGTTACAAAGGATGGTGTTACTGTAGCAAAAGAGATTGAGCTGTCCAACAAACGACAAAATATGGGTGCTCAGATGGTGAAGGAAGTTGCTTCCAAAACCAGTGATAATGCTGGTGACGGTACAACAACGGCAACGGTACTTGCACAATCCATCATTCAAACCGGTTTGAAAAATGTTACAGCCGGTGCTAATCCAATGGAATTGAAGCGTGGTATCGACATTGCCGTTAAAGCTATTGTTGAAGAGCTTCGTAAAACCAGTCAACCTGTTGGTGACAGCCTTGAAAGTATCAAGCAAATTGGTACCATTTCTGCCAACGGTGATCAAGAGATTGGCCAGAACATTGCCGATGCTATGGAAAAAGTTGGCCAAGACGGTGTCATTACGGTTGAAGAAGCCAAAGGTACCGAAACCTATCTCGAAACGGTTGAGGGTATGCAATTCGACCGCGGATATCTCTCACCTTATTTCGTGACCGATTCCGAAAATATGGTTGCAGAAATGGAAGAGCCTTATATCCTGATCTTCGACAGTAAGATCAGTAATATGAAAGATCTGCTTCCTATTCTGGAAAAAGTCATTCAAACTAGCAAGCCACTGTTGATTATCGCTGAAGATATTGAAGGCGAAGCACTGGCTACTCTGGTTGTTAATAAGCTCCGCGGTTCTCTCAAAATTGCTGCTGTTAAGGCACCTGGATTTGGTGACCGACGCAAGCAGATGTTGGAAGACATAGCTATCCTGACCGGCGGTACGGTTATATCCGAAGAGCGTGGTTATAAGCTTGAAAATGCTACACTCGACTTCTTGGGTACAGCTGACCGTGTAAACATCACCAAAGACGATACGACTGTTGTTGGTGGAAAAGGAGATGACAACGACATCAAAGGTCGTGTAAATCAGATTAAAGGTCAGATTGAAAATACTTCTTCTGATTACGATCGTGAAAAACTTCAGGAACGTCTGGCTAAGCTCAGTGGCGGTGTAGCCGTACTGAATATTGGCGCTGCTTCTGAAGTTGAAATGAAAGAGAAAAAAGCTCGTGTCGAAGATGCTCTGCACGCTACCCGCGCCGCAGTTGAAGAAGGCATTGTAGCTGGTGGTGGCGTTGCGTTGCTTCGTGCTCGAAAAGCACTGGATAAGTTAGAAGCTGAAGTGCCTGATCAGAAAGTTGGCTTTAACATAGTTCGTCGTGCGCTTGAAGAGCCACTTCGAATTATTGCCAATAACGCTGGTGCTGAAGGTTCAATTGTTGTACAGAAAGTCCTTGAAGGTGAAGGCGGCTTTGGATACAACGCACGAACCGAGCAGTATGAAGATCTTATCAAAGCAGGTGTAATCGATCCTACAAAAGTTACACGTACGGCACTTGAAAATGCCGCTTCTGTTGCTGGTCTTATGCTGACAACCGAAGCCCTCATCTCTGATAAGCCTACTAAAGGTGATGATGACGATGATAATGGCGGTCCTGGCGGCGGCGGTATGCCCGGCGGAATGGGCGGCGGTATGCCCGGCGGCATGGGCGGAATGGGTGGCATGATGTAAATTGCGCCATTCTTTTAACGCCTTGCGGGATTAACCGCACTGCAATTATTAAAAGCCTCACTCTCTATTTCGGGAGTGAGGCTTTTTTATTCTTATGACCTATTTGGATAGTCATTTTCGTATTAAATACTGATTGATATTTAAAATGTATACAAGGAATAAAATGACTATGACAATGAATACGAGAAGCTGTTTTAAAGGGATCATATTAGTGTGTTTAGCGCTGTTATTACAAAACTGTGCATCCACAAATGAGGCTACAATACCTAGGGGATGGACCTATAACTTGAATTGGGAAAACTATAACAGTGCAGAATCAACGAAATCCGATTATCTTATTGTTCAGAGCAAGGAGG
Coding sequences:
- the rsmA gene encoding 16S rRNA (adenine(1518)-N(6)/adenine(1519)-N(6))-dimethyltransferase RsmA, whose amino-acid sequence is MSIRPKKSLGQHFLKDENIINKIVDAIPAQKGDRVIEVGAGTGALTRVLSDRFSDLLAVELDERAVEVLQQRFKDVEIYQQNVLDLDWEDISVGKSKTHVVGNLPYYITSQILFSLLENRSVLAGAILMMQKEVAERLIADIRTKDYGILSVQTQLMSTPEILFPVSRNCFNPQPNVDSAMVKLTFDKGKLNCSDKNLKTVVRTAFNQRRKKLSNALKPIIPKDQLPEGFDFDKRAEAWPPSIYEKLTDYFEQNGILT
- the groES gene encoding co-chaperone GroES — encoded protein: MAKSKIKPLSDRVLVQPEPAEEKTSSGIIIPDTAKEKPQEGTVIAAGPGKVENGTKIDMSVKEGDKVLYGKYSGTEITLDGEEYLIMREADILGIVD
- the groL gene encoding chaperonin GroEL (60 kDa chaperone family; promotes refolding of misfolded polypeptides especially under stressful conditions; forms two stacked rings of heptamers to form a barrel-shaped 14mer; ends can be capped by GroES; misfolded proteins enter the barrel where they are refolded when GroES binds), whose protein sequence is MSAKLVHYDMEARDALKQGVDKLANAVKVTLGPRGRNVVIEKSFGAPTVTKDGVTVAKEIELSNKRQNMGAQMVKEVASKTSDNAGDGTTTATVLAQSIIQTGLKNVTAGANPMELKRGIDIAVKAIVEELRKTSQPVGDSLESIKQIGTISANGDQEIGQNIADAMEKVGQDGVITVEEAKGTETYLETVEGMQFDRGYLSPYFVTDSENMVAEMEEPYILIFDSKISNMKDLLPILEKVIQTSKPLLIIAEDIEGEALATLVVNKLRGSLKIAAVKAPGFGDRRKQMLEDIAILTGGTVISEERGYKLENATLDFLGTADRVNITKDDTTVVGGKGDDNDIKGRVNQIKGQIENTSSDYDREKLQERLAKLSGGVAVLNIGAASEVEMKEKKARVEDALHATRAAVEEGIVAGGGVALLRARKALDKLEAEVPDQKVGFNIVRRALEEPLRIIANNAGAEGSIVVQKVLEGEGGFGYNARTEQYEDLIKAGVIDPTKVTRTALENAASVAGLMLTTEALISDKPTKGDDDDDNGGPGGGGMPGGMGGGMPGGMGGMGGMM